The following coding sequences are from one Streptomyces sp. V3I7 window:
- a CDS encoding SDR family oxidoreductase has product MTELPALSGKTALVTGGSRGIGYGIAEALVARGDRVCITGRGEEALKEAVEKLGSDRVIAVAGKAHDLDHQAEAVERTMEAFGRVDFLVNNAGTNPVFGPLADLDLNVARKVFETNVISALGFAQKTWHAWQKDNGGAIVNIASVAGLAPSPFIGAYGVSKAAMINLTQQLAHEYAPKVRVNAIAPAVVKTKFAEALYEGREAEAAAAYPLARLGVPSDIGGAAAFLTSEQSDWITGQTLVVDGGIFLNAGVG; this is encoded by the coding sequence ATGACTGAACTGCCCGCACTCTCCGGCAAGACCGCCCTCGTCACCGGCGGCAGCCGCGGCATCGGCTACGGCATCGCCGAAGCCCTCGTGGCACGGGGCGACCGCGTCTGCATCACCGGCCGAGGCGAGGAGGCGCTCAAGGAGGCCGTCGAGAAGCTCGGCTCGGACCGGGTCATCGCCGTCGCCGGCAAGGCCCACGACCTGGACCACCAGGCCGAGGCCGTCGAGCGCACGATGGAGGCCTTCGGCCGCGTCGACTTCCTGGTCAACAACGCCGGTACGAACCCGGTGTTCGGCCCGCTCGCCGACCTCGACCTGAACGTCGCGCGCAAGGTGTTCGAGACCAACGTGATCTCGGCGCTCGGCTTCGCCCAGAAGACCTGGCACGCCTGGCAGAAGGACAACGGCGGCGCGATCGTCAACATCGCCTCGGTCGCCGGCCTCGCGCCCTCGCCGTTCATCGGCGCGTACGGCGTCAGCAAGGCCGCGATGATCAACCTGACCCAGCAGCTGGCGCACGAGTACGCGCCCAAGGTACGGGTCAACGCGATCGCCCCCGCCGTGGTCAAGACCAAGTTCGCCGAGGCCCTGTACGAGGGCCGGGAGGCGGAGGCCGCCGCGGCCTACCCGCTCGCCCGGCTCGGCGTGCCCTCCGACATCGGTGGCGCCGCCGCGTTCCTCACCTCGGAGCAGTCCGACTGGATCACCGGCCAGACGCTCGTCGTCGACGGCGGCATCTTCCTGAACGCCGGCGTGGGCTGA